A window of bacterium genomic DNA:
GGATCCAAAATATGTTCTTATTATAGGTGATGCTGTAGGGGCAATTCATGAATTGCCCCTACAGGCTATTATTGGTAGGATACCGTATACTGAGCCTAAACTTGTAGCTTCTATATTAGAACATACTATAGAATTTGAAATTAACAAAATAAGAAATAATATCCTATTTGTGAAAGGTGTAAGCAATTATGGGAACGAAGATTATTCAGGGGTAGCTATGGAAGATAAATGCATACTTTTAGATGAACTCAAATCCGTTGTCCAGATGAATCCAGATTGGTATTACAATGAGTCCATTGATAAAGAAATTACCGGTAAATATTCAATAGTTAATTTTTTATCTCCTGGAAAGCAATGGCTGTATGACGATGGAGATAGGGTGCCTGAATTCAATGAGCTGATAGCAAGCAATTATATCATTCGGAATGATGTTTCATATCTTGTATTCTCACCTTTTGCTGGTTTTGATTTCTTAAAGCAGGGCGCAGTTTGTGTTGTCTCACCTGATTCCTCCTCACAATATATCGTAGGATGGCAAACTCCATCATTTGGTGGTAATCAGAGCTTTAATTATGCATTTTTAAAATATTTGCTGCTTAATCCGACAGTAGGAGATGCATTTCTACAAGCTAAATTGTGGTATGAGACTTGTTTTCCACAAGATACACAAAATATAAATGCATTTAAAATTTGGGGCGACCCCAGCATCAAGTTAAAATGGACACCTCAAACTGATGTAGGAATAACACATACTCCTTTGATGTGGCTTCCCCCTGATACAAGCTTCTTTCCAAGCTGTTACACTCACAATTTTGGCAGTAATATAGCTTTAAATTGTAAATTATACTGTGAGATAGATTCAAGTAAAATACCAATTTATAGCCATTACATTGCAATTGATACCATTAAGCCTTCACAAGATATATTTGTTAAATTTCCTGAATGCAGGGTTAATGGAATTGGCATAAGTTACAGAGTAAGATTTGAGCTGTTTTTGCCACAAGATGAGAATCCAATTAACGATACTCTATCAACTGTGGCTAATATAGCAGCCGGTGATTTCTTAGTTTTTGCCCCTGACACTGTATCCATACTTAATAATACACTTTATGAACTTGGTTATAAAGGTGTATGGAGTAGTGAAATTACTTCTCTATATCCGTGGCTTAAAAATTTCAATTCTATCTTTGTCTCTATTAAATTATCGCAAGAAGAAACCGATTCTATTATAAACTTTGTCAGAGCTGGTGGCAACCTTTATGTTGAAGGTAACAATGTTTGGTTAAATAAATTATTAGAAGGAAAAGTTACTGATGAAGAATGGTTTGTTCCAAAAGGCTATGTTTCTACTCATACAGATTCTAACAATAATGTTACCGGCTTTTATTATGAAGACAAATACAAAATTTGGTGCCTAAAATTTGAGCTCTCAACCCTTGAAAATCCTTCTCTAATATCCCAATTAGTTGACTCTGTGATGCACTTTTTTGGTATAAAGAGTAGAAAAGGAGAAGCCACAGCAGCTGAAATTGCCAACCTCCTCCTATTACAGAGTCTTCCAAATCCTTTTAGGACTCAAACCATAATAAAATTTAAAATCCAAAAAACCCACTGTCCGATAAACTTATCAGTTTATAATCTAACAGGCAATTTAGTAAAAAATTTACTCACTGGCTACTTCTCACCTGGTGAATATGAGGTATTGTGGGACACTTGTGATGAATCTAGCGTTCCAGTAGTAAATGGAATCTATTTTCTGAGACTTCAAAGTGACACTGAAAGCCATCTTGGCAAGCTAATAGTCCTAAGATACCTAAGATAAATTAACACGAAGAAAATATTACTTGTAAGTGGGGCGCGTCCTAATTTTATGAAACTCGCTCCTTTAATTGAAGAACTAAGAAAGTTTCCATCCAAGTTTACTCCCATCCTTGTCCACACAGGTCAGCATTATGATTATGAGTTATCAGAAGTCTTTTTCCACGACCTATCCCTCCCGGAGCCAGATTTATATCTCGGTATAGGGTCGGGCTCTCACAGTGAACAAACTGGCAAGGTACTGATTGAATTTGAGCGTGTTGTCTTAAACAAGCATCCTGACATCATTATCGTAGTGGGTGATGTCAACTCTACGCTTGGCTGTTCAATTGTAGGTAGTAAGCTTATGATTCCAATTGCACATATTGAGGCAGGACTCAGAAGTTTTGACCGTTCAATGCCAGAAGAGATAAACCGTGTAGTTACAGATGTATTATCCGATTTTTTATTTACTACTGAAGAGGCAGGAAATAAAAATTTATTACGTGAGGGAATTCCAAAATCTAAAATCCACTTTGTTGGTGACATTATAGTAGACTCTCTTTCAAGAACTATTAAGATTTCACGAGGCTCGCACATTATTGACGAATTAGGGCTTAAGCCGAATGATTATGCAATTTTAACTATTCATAGACCGTCAAATGTTGATATAAAGGATAATTTGTCTCATATAGTTGATGCAATTAAAGAAATCGCAACTCGCATAAAAGTTGTATTTCCAATACATCCGAGGACTCAAAAGAATATAGATAAGTTTAATATTTCGCTTGATATTAAGAACCTTATACTAACCCAACCTTTGGGGTACCTTGATTTTTTACACCTTGAGAAGCATGCTAAATTTGTGCTTACAGATTCAGGCGGTGTCCAAGTTGAGACTACAGTTTTAAACATACCCTGTCTAACATTAAGAGATAACATAGAAAAACTCGCTACTATTGAGATTGGCACAAATTTACTTGTTGGTAATAACAAGTCCAAAATAATTAACGAAGCTCTCAAAATCCTTGCTGGTAAAGTAAAGAGTGGTAAAATACCACCCCTCTGGGACGGGCATACTGCAGAACGTATAGTAAATGTACTAACCTGTCTCGCCTAGCCAAGGCGAGTAGAAAACATTTGTTAACCTACAACTTCCCATATTTATACGAATTATCATTTAAATTACCACCCGCCTTACTTTGGCGTAAAAATAGTATAAGGGCTCTTATCCATGAACTTAACAGGTTTAAACTCAAGCCCCAAAAGATACTCGATGTGGGTTGTGGGACTGGCGTTTTGATTCCAATAGTTAAGAAGTTATATCCAACTTCCGAAATACTTGGTATAGATAATTCTAAACCTATGATAGACTTTGCAATAAGGCGTTGCGGTAAAATCGCTAAGTTCAAAGTAATAAACTTTTTTGATTACAAAGGGAAACACGATTTAATTATTATGTTCTACAGCTTTTACTTTTTTCCATGGACTCCGGCTATAGATAAAATTAAAGAGTTGCTCTCACCATCTGGAATATGTATAATGGTAACCTGTAGTAGAGCTCTATTTAGCGTATTACACCAATTTTATGTAACCAAACTTTTAAAAACTAACGTATGGCTTTATTCACCACACGCGTTTTACTCATCGTTCTCTGATGCAGAATTTTCTTTAAGCTCAAAATTTTTAAGCGAGATAGAGGGCAGTTATATTCTGTCAATTAAGAAGAACGCATCGTCTACAGTAAAATCGAGTGTATCAAACTAAAAGCTATTTTTATCTCCAAGTAATAGCAATTTTACCCACTGGGATGTATTTTTTATAAGATGGTTTACAAATACCAACTTCTGCGAAAATATTAAGATTATATCGGCTGATTTTAAAAATACTTATTCCCAATCTTGTATCAAGGTAAGTTTGGACTGTAGGTGATAAAAAATTATTAGTTGGGAAATATGTCCCATTAATTCTTGGATGTTCGGGTATTGGCCATAAAGCATTTACCTTCCCTCCTCCATGTCTTGTATACGATATTTCACCGTAGAAATCAACTGTTGGTGTAAAATGGTAAGTAACTTTTGCAAAAACATTATCAAAATCCGGTCCCATAGGATGGCCAATTGGATAACCCAAATACTCCCACCTTTGCCACGGAATAAAGCTCGTATAAGTCCATCTTGTTATTCTTGTATACTCAGATAATATAAATATTCTCTGCAACTTCAATGGGTCTGCCACCTCAATTCCAACCATGCATCCAATGTGGTTCGGCTCTTTCTGTGCATCTGGAAGAAGTTGAAAATCATCTATAAGTAGTTCACCATAAACGGCTAAATTTTTAATGTCAATTCTTCCATCTATACCCCAAAATATATTGTTATCCACTCCTTTAATGAATTGATAAGGCAACCACAATGCGATGGGATTTAAATAATGTAAATCAGGGATAACATTTGGACCCCCATATATAACGGCTTCAGTAAATCCTATATTTATCCAATCTTTAGGCAATAAATCAACTCTATGTAATGAAATGAACCGTCTCGAATTTACTGTATCAGTGTAAATAGTGTCTCCGTTAAACATGTATTCTAAGGTATCAGCTAATAGGTCTTCAAGTCTTGAGAACAAGAAGCTTATTTTAAATCTTAAATTTTCATATGCTGCTAATACCCCATCCATAGGTGGGAAGCTACCTGATAGGAGAAGATTGTGTCTTGGTGACTGTCCAATTGCAAACCGTTCCTTCCCAAGAAGAAAAGAGAAACTTTTTACTGCCACTCTTGTAAATACACGTTCATAATCTGCAGCTGCAATTTTATACTTCTTTGTAGGCCATAACTGACTATTACCAAATTTTACAGCTGGCTCTAAAATTATATCTATTGGTTCTTTTTCATAAGAAATGAAAGTAGTCACTCTAACATCGCTTGTACTATCCAATGTAGTTTCAGTTTTAAAAACTGGCTGTCTAATTTTGTAAGTAAGCCATTCATCCAGCCATTCCTGTTTTGGTATTTCTTTTATGAAGTAATTTTTTATATTTGGATATCTAACAATTGGTAATCCCCTAACTCTAAGTTCTTCTATGGTTTCTATTAACTGGTCGTTTGAAGGTACATATAATAGATTCTTCACTTCGCTCAGAATGACAGTGGGAAATGTATGTGATATCATCAAAATAAAAACTGTTGTAAGTATGCTTTTGTTGCAACCCATATGATAGAATATCAAAATTACATATTAAATCTTAAAAACGACAAAATCTTGAAATCCAAATGTCTGTGAAATTCTCAATATCCAAATTCAAAACCATAAAACTTACCCATTATTTAGCATTATTTAAAAGCTGATTTGAAGAAGTTTATAACTTTTTGTTCATATTCATCTCTTGCAATATAATAGCTTTCAAGGTGCTGAGCACCTTCCACTATCCACAATTCCTTAGGCTTTGATGCTGCTTTAAATATTTCGTATGCATCCTGTGTCTGTATTTCTCTATCTTCACTTCCATGAATTATGAGTATAGGTTTAGGTGCTATTTTAGGCATAAATTTTATCAAGTTTAATTCTTTAGGCTTAAATTTAAGCCTTAAACCCGCAGCCCACACAGCTGGTGGTATAAACGGATACTTAGGTGCTTTAAAGTGTTTTCTTGCAAATGATGTAACTGCTGAATAAAATGATAAATAAGCGCCATCTGATACGACAGCTAAAAGCGCTGGCTCTTCAGCCTGTACCATAAGAGCTACTGTTCCACCCATTGAAACTCCAATTGCACCAATCTTTAAGGGCAGGGTGGACATCCCCTCGCCCTTAAGAACCCCACTCCCCCGAAAGGTAGAGTTTGATTTTAACCATCTTATCACTGTTTTAACATCTTCACATTCATAATATCCGAGTGAACAATATTTTCCACCACTTTGTCCATGACCTCTAAAATCAAACATTACTACATTATAACCTGCACGATGTAAAAACTGTGCTATGTCAATACAATCACCTTTATCAGTTCCATACCCATGACAGATTATAATTGTAGCTTCGACTACTTTATCAGCAGGTGCTGGAATAAACCAAGTTTTGAGTGTAATTCCGTCATTTGTGATAAGGCTAATATTCTCATATTTTAGACCAAAATTATCTGGCTTATATGGGGAAATAAATCTTTTAGGTGCGATTATCAGTTGCGATGCCTTCCAAAGGTAAGCTATGCAGAGAATTACAAGTAATAAAATTAGTCTCCATTGCAGACTCATCTCTTCGTAAGCTTAGATGGTGCTACTCTTTCCCACGCAACTACAAGCGCAGACATGATATAAACTGTTGAATATATTCCAGAAATTGTACCAACAATCAAAGCAAATGCAAAATCATGGATTACTCTTCCCCCAAATAAAAAGATAGCTATCAGAACACATAGTAGAGTGAATGATGTAAGTACAGTTCTCGCTAATGTTTGATTAACTGATATATTAATGATTTCTGGGAGTGTATTTTTCTTAAGAATCCTCAAGTTTTCCCTCACTCTATCAGCAACAACAATGGAGTCATTTATAGAGTAGCCAATAATTGTAAGTAAAGCAGCTACTATTGGAATATTAACCTCTTTATCAAAAATAGAGATAAATGCCACAGTAACCAATACATCATGTATAAGTGCTACAACTGCAGTTACCCCCCACCTAAAAGTGAACCTAATAGCTACATAAATAAGTATCATTATCCATCCAAGTAATACAACCAAGACAGCTCTCATCTTAAATCCTTGTGACACCGATGGTCCGACAAGCTCTTCTCTTTCCACAGTAGGTCGTGGATTAAACAGGTTTGCTATTTCTTCACCTACTCCTTCTTTTGGTACAGTCTTTATTAAATAGTAGCCCTGCAACTCTGTTACTATTTTCTGCACAACTGCATCTCCGAGTCCAATTTTAGATAGATTTTCCCTTATATATCCGGTTTCAATTGGTTGTTCAAACCTCAATTCTACAATTGAGCCGCCTGTGAAGTCAATTCCGTATTTCAGACCACGATGTGTAATGATAGAGACTATTCCCATAATAATTAAAGCACCCGATAGTGCATAAGTATACTTTCTTATCCCAATAAAATTAAATTTTGTGTTCTTAAATATTTGAATCATATTGATAGTCTTTTTATCCCTTTAGAAGTAGCAAAATCCAGTATCAGTTTAGTCATTGTCACAGCAGTAAAAATATTTGCTACAAGTCCAATCATAAGTGTTATTCCAAATCCTTTAATAGGACCCGTTCCAAAAAAGTATAGAATAGCCGCTGCAATAAATGTAGTAACATTTGAATCAATTATCGTCTTAAATGCTCTTGAGTATCCTGCATCAATAGCTGCCCTAATCGTCTTTCCCCCAGCTATTTCTTCTCTAATCCGCTCAAATATTAAGATATTAGCATCCACCCCACTTCCAATTACCAATACAATTCCAGCTAATCCTGGCAGTGTAAGGGTAGCTTTAAATCCTGACAAGACCGCAAGTAAGAAGAATATGTTAAAGAACAATGCAAAGTCTGCCAGTGCTCCACAAGCTGCATAATATATGACCATAAATAGAAGAACGACAACAGCTCCAATATACATAGATCTCAACCCTGTTCTAATTGAATCTGCTCCTAATGACGGTCCTACTGTACGCTCTTCCACAATTTTAACTGGTGCAGGTAAAGCTCCCGACCTTATAATAAGTGCCAAATCTTGCGCCTCTTTAAAAGGAGAGGTCCCCATTTCAATCATAGACCTACCTCCTGCAATTCGCTCTATAACTACTGGTGCAGACTGTACAATTCCATCCATTATAATTGCAATTCTTCTTCCAACATTAGCACCTGTAATATGTGCCCACTTTCTCCTTGCTTCAGCTGTCATTGTAAGGTCTACACGAGCACCAACTGGATTCTTCGCAGTCCCAATCCCTGGCTGTGCATC
This region includes:
- the secF gene encoding protein translocase subunit SecF codes for the protein MIQIFKNTKFNFIGIRKYTYALSGALIIMGIVSIITHRGLKYGIDFTGGSIVELRFEQPIETGYIRENLSKIGLGDAVVQKIVTELQGYYLIKTVPKEGVGEEIANLFNPRPTVEREELVGPSVSQGFKMRAVLVVLLGWIMILIYVAIRFTFRWGVTAVVALIHDVLVTVAFISIFDKEVNIPIVAALLTIIGYSINDSIVVADRVRENLRILKKNTLPEIINISVNQTLARTVLTSFTLLCVLIAIFLFGGRVIHDFAFALIVGTISGIYSTVYIMSALVVAWERVAPSKLTKR
- a CDS encoding alpha/beta hydrolase, with amino-acid sequence MSLQWRLILLLVILCIAYLWKASQLIIAPKRFISPYKPDNFGLKYENISLITNDGITLKTWFIPAPADKVVEATIIICHGYGTDKGDCIDIAQFLHRAGYNVVMFDFRGHGQSGGKYCSLGYYECEDVKTVIRWLKSNSTFRGSGVLKGEGMSTLPLKIGAIGVSMGGTVALMVQAEEPALLAVVSDGAYLSFYSAVTSFARKHFKAPKYPFIPPAVWAAGLRLKFKPKELNLIKFMPKIAPKPILIIHGSEDREIQTQDAYEIFKAASKPKELWIVEGAQHLESYYIARDEYEQKVINFFKSAFK
- a CDS encoding capsule assembly Wzi family protein, giving the protein MGCNKSILTTVFILMISHTFPTVILSEVKNLLYVPSNDQLIETIEELRVRGLPIVRYPNIKNYFIKEIPKQEWLDEWLTYKIRQPVFKTETTLDSTSDVRVTTFISYEKEPIDIILEPAVKFGNSQLWPTKKYKIAAADYERVFTRVAVKSFSFLLGKERFAIGQSPRHNLLLSGSFPPMDGVLAAYENLRFKISFLFSRLEDLLADTLEYMFNGDTIYTDTVNSRRFISLHRVDLLPKDWINIGFTEAVIYGGPNVIPDLHYLNPIALWLPYQFIKGVDNNIFWGIDGRIDIKNLAVYGELLIDDFQLLPDAQKEPNHIGCMVGIEVADPLKLQRIFILSEYTRITRWTYTSFIPWQRWEYLGYPIGHPMGPDFDNVFAKVTYHFTPTVDFYGEISYTRHGGGKVNALWPIPEHPRINGTYFPTNNFLSPTVQTYLDTRLGISIFKISRYNLNIFAEVGICKPSYKKYIPVGKIAITWR
- a CDS encoding class I SAM-dependent methyltransferase, with protein sequence MLTYNFPYLYELSFKLPPALLWRKNSIRALIHELNRFKLKPQKILDVGCGTGVLIPIVKKLYPTSEILGIDNSKPMIDFAIRRCGKIAKFKVINFFDYKGKHDLIIMFYSFYFFPWTPAIDKIKELLSPSGICIMVTCSRALFSVLHQFYVTKLLKTNVWLYSPHAFYSSFSDAEFSLSSKFLSEIEGSYILSIKKNASSTVKSSVSN
- the wecB gene encoding UDP-N-acetylglucosamine 2-epimerase (non-hydrolyzing); the encoded protein is MNTKKILLVSGARPNFMKLAPLIEELRKFPSKFTPILVHTGQHYDYELSEVFFHDLSLPEPDLYLGIGSGSHSEQTGKVLIEFERVVLNKHPDIIIVVGDVNSTLGCSIVGSKLMIPIAHIEAGLRSFDRSMPEEINRVVTDVLSDFLFTTEEAGNKNLLREGIPKSKIHFVGDIIVDSLSRTIKISRGSHIIDELGLKPNDYAILTIHRPSNVDIKDNLSHIVDAIKEIATRIKVVFPIHPRTQKNIDKFNISLDIKNLILTQPLGYLDFLHLEKHAKFVLTDSGGVQVETTVLNIPCLTLRDNIEKLATIEIGTNLLVGNNKSKIINEALKILAGKVKSGKIPPLWDGHTAERIVNVLTCLA
- the secD gene encoding protein translocase subunit SecD; its protein translation is MRPKLQARAIIIIISVIIAGWQLSYTWRYTRLTAEKKEMMGKAELKKLRDKTIHLGLDLQGGMHLVLEVDASKIPEDKRKGATDRALEILRNRIDQFGVSEPSIAKQGANRIVIQLPGVVDATRAKEIIGRTAQLEFKLVEKDKITEEVFKKIDEFVYKKQIETAKDTFEVLENPVTSLIFYNGRVAERDIELFNKYINMEGALQFIPGDDTLLWSKPVEYENERYVEPLLVKKEACLMGDAIVDAQPGIGTAKNPVGARVDLTMTAEARRKWAHITGANVGRRIAIIMDGIVQSAPVVIERIAGGRSMIEMGTSPFKEAQDLALIIRSGALPAPVKIVEERTVGPSLGADSIRTGLRSMYIGAVVVLLFMVIYYAACGALADFALFFNIFFLLAVLSGFKATLTLPGLAGIVLVIGSGVDANILIFERIREEIAGGKTIRAAIDAGYSRAFKTIIDSNVTTFIAAAILYFFGTGPIKGFGITLMIGLVANIFTAVTMTKLILDFATSKGIKRLSI